Proteins encoded in a region of the Erinaceus europaeus unplaced genomic scaffold, mEriEur2.1 scaffold_1231, whole genome shotgun sequence genome:
- the HSD11B1 gene encoding 11-beta-hydroxysteroid dehydrogenase 1 isoform X1, producing the protein MPGTIWSEPGHHGETGPSGTQNQSTPPRPSPTASEHPDLFQAPEYVSPRKSLQCFKNILSILIHPVRENACLPQPVVPKMEARPSLRQVLRPGTELAPGHSLHRLVLRCRQPTPPGAPFPAASVQQALSFLEIHPSLAQASVAAGRKTGRQCLAGRRAHAPAGLQLRAALPVWSEPASASPGRVGVGFSTACTAHWFGNLQKVQRTQMGISFLPPTQTLLEGSRGALPGSALGAMQGAGGGWGADPGYNSAPELSGKEPFLSPAVASTPRVSRGVGVRCPMDHSHRGQQSSPLATRRKERRTLSLRPAAAGHKRSQGDLQGDLAPSLCVHVRESAHPTGRPLLCQQVRPGRLLLQPPKRV; encoded by the exons ATGCCAGGTACGATCTGGAGTGAACCTGGACATCACGGAGAAACTGGGCCTTCCGGCACCCAGAATCAAAGCACCCCACCAAGACCCTCACCCACAGCCTCTGAGCACCCAGACCTGTTCCAGGCGCCTGAGTATGTTTCTCCAAGGAAATCTTTGCagtgctttaaaaatatattatctatATTGATCCATCCCGTGAGAGAGAACGCTTGTCTGCCTCAGCCTGTGGTGCCCAAGATGGAAGCCAGGCCTTCCCTCAGGCAAGTCCTGCGCCCTGGCACAGAGTTAGCCCCAGGCCACAGCCTTCACAGGCTGGTTCTGCGATGCCGCCAGCCCACACCCCCTGGAGCCCCTTTCCCAGCAGCATCTGTCCAGCAAGCTCTCAGCTTCTTGGAGATCCATCCTTCCCTGGCACAGGCGAGTGTGGCCGCAGGACGGAAGACGGGCAGACAATGCCTAGCAGGAAGGCGTGCCCACGCCCCTGCTGGCCTGCAGCTCAGGGCGGCTCTACCTGTGTGGTCTGAACCCGCGTCAGCATCACccggcagggtgggggtggggttctcAACTGCTTGTACAGCTCACTGGTTTGGAAACCTCCAGAAGGTGCAGAGAACACAGATGGGAATCTCATTCCTGCCTCCCACACAGACACTCCTGGAAGGGAGCCGAGGGGCCCTGCCTGGCTCAGCCCTGGGTGCAatgcagggggcggggggggggtggggggcagacccAGGATACAACAGTGCCCCGGAACTGAGCGGAAAGGAGCCATTTCTCTCTCCAGCTGTGGCATCCACTCCCAGAGTGAGCAGGGGAGTAGGGGTCCGCTGCCCCATGGACCACTCCCACAGAGGACAACAGAGCAGCCCGCTGGCCACCAGGAGGAAGGAGAGACGCACCCTAAGTCTCCGGCCTGCGGCTGCCGGTCACAAAAGGTCACAGGGTGACTTACAAGGCGACCTGGCGCCTTCTCTGTGCGTCCACGTGAG GGAAAGTGCCCACCCCACTGGTCGCCCCCTACTCTGCCAGCAAGTTCGCCCTGGACGGCTTCTTCTCCAGCCTCCGAAGAGAGTATAG
- the HSD11B1 gene encoding 11-beta-hydroxysteroid dehydrogenase 1 isoform X2, whose protein sequence is MALMWKALLPVLGICLAHYLYSARDAFTPAMLQGKRVIVTGSSMGIGEQMAYRLAEMGAHVVVTSRSQEALQKVTSRCLELGAASAHYLVGSMEDKAFTESFVARASELLGGLDMLVLNHITSCPMSLFRGDMNMVRRVMEVNFLSYVTLTAAAEPLLSRSNGSIVVVSSLAGKVPTPLVAPYSASKFALDGFFSSLRREYSMTKVNVSVTLCVLGLIDTNTAMRAVEGIMSMPSAPKEECALEILRAGALRQEEMYYGASTWMSPLLMNPGRKLLEVLLSDYFNANLFVSKKTDP, encoded by the exons ATGGCCTTGATGTGGAAGGCTCTCCTGCCCGTCCTGGGCATCTGCTTGGCCCACTACCTGTACTCTGCCAGAGACGCATTCACACCCG CGATGCTCCAGGGGAAGAGAGTGATTGTCACAGGCTCGAGCATGGGCATCGGGGAGCAGATGGCATACCGCCTGGCGGAGATGGGAGCCCACGTGGTGGTGACGTCCAGGTCCCAGGAGGCGCTGCAGAAG GTGACGTCCCGCTGCCTGGAGCTGGGTGCGGCCTCGGCGCACTACCTGGTGGGCAGCATGGAGGACAAGGCTTTCACAGAGTCGTTTGTGGCCCGAGCTAGCGAGCTCCTGG GGGGCCTGGACATGTTGGTCTTGAATCACATCACCAGCTGCCCCATGAGTCTGTTCAGGGGAGACATGAACATGGTGCGCCGGGTCATGGAGGTCAACTTCCTGAGCTACGTCACGCTGACCGCGGCCGCGGAGCCTCTGCTCAGCCGAAGCAATGGCAGCATCGTGGTGGTGTCCTCCCTGGCTG GGAAAGTGCCCACCCCACTGGTCGCCCCCTACTCTGCCAGCAAGTTCGCCCTGGACGGCTTCTTCTCCAGCCTCCGAAGAGAGTATAGCATGACCAAGGTCAATGTGTCTGTCACCCTCTGCGTCCTTGGTCTCATCGACACAA ACACGGCCATGAGAGCTGTCGAGGGCATCATGAGCATGCCCTCGGCACCCAAGGAGGAGTGCGCCCTGGAGATCCTCAGGGCGGGAGCCCTGCGCCAGGAGGAGATGTACTATGGGGCCTCCACCTGGATGTCCCCCCTGCTGATGAACCCAGGCCGGAAGCTCCTGGAAGTGCTCCTCTCTGACTACTTCAATGCCAACCTGTTTGTCAGCAAGAAGACTGACCCCTAG